The following proteins come from a genomic window of Leptospira dzoumogneensis:
- a CDS encoding phosphoethanolamine transferase, with the protein MGTINKKIILETFSRYSVWVLPAIILISDIIVRDEILPTFKPLQWMFYFLSFIYSVILYSAVIILLRILYLQKSKIAYYIVFFLILSFYTGTLLGSYGYYAYTGIMPNFFVFSFIFHEPLNSWTIVEGGFTKSSLVFGLLSFSILGVSLWFTTIKEPLKYKFQTPVRIGVVIVFLAISGFLHNNTRFNDQVYVSDTNTIAFVWRNLYNHLTGDSLGSAGLQSRNKPRLPQISSNPGFNVLFVVTESLRKGSLGVYGYERNTTPFMSKFAQTADRSQYFLFKRAYSNSSSTLLSFPSILTGVSPSQPVPMTHTYPLFWEYGKSAGLSTFYITSHNLQWNNFEGFFKNSGIDFLWDKEKSGLKVFNDIGIDDRETVKEFKRYLTGFKSSGKRFAGVLHFNTNHFPYIVPEESKFFAVDSVPDQYDNSVRHMDSLLEEVYTYLKKEGFLENTVVIFTSDHGESLFEHDYLGHIDSNYVETVAIPMLVYIPNSLKESVNLQALRRNTDKPVANTDLIPTFIDILNLENNPSIKKYSTNLEGKSLLRDIYGDRRIIITNNNEISLYKVGISYIKGNYHYIMNMNSNPSKERLFDLSKDPKELKDLWAEASEENKIHFREVVKDCGVCVELFTSQGLPYQVSEKNLETAELKRNSIKPAAF; encoded by the coding sequence ATGGGAACTATAAATAAAAAAATTATACTAGAGACATTCTCCCGTTATTCCGTTTGGGTTCTACCAGCAATAATACTAATTTCAGACATCATTGTCAGAGATGAAATATTACCTACATTCAAACCCTTACAGTGGATGTTTTATTTTCTCTCATTCATCTATTCCGTAATTTTATATTCCGCAGTGATCATTCTTCTCAGAATATTATATCTGCAAAAATCTAAGATAGCGTACTATATCGTATTCTTTCTTATCCTGTCTTTTTACACAGGAACATTATTAGGCTCTTACGGATACTATGCGTATACCGGGATCATGCCTAACTTCTTCGTATTCTCTTTTATATTTCATGAACCTTTGAACAGTTGGACAATCGTAGAAGGTGGATTTACTAAATCCTCTTTGGTTTTCGGACTTCTTTCCTTTAGTATATTAGGAGTTTCTCTTTGGTTCACTACAATTAAGGAACCTTTAAAGTACAAATTCCAAACTCCGGTAAGGATCGGAGTAGTGATCGTGTTTTTAGCGATCAGCGGGTTCTTACATAATAATACCAGATTTAATGACCAAGTATATGTTTCAGATACGAACACCATCGCATTCGTTTGGAGGAACTTATACAATCATCTAACAGGAGATAGTTTAGGTTCCGCAGGATTACAATCCAGGAACAAACCTAGACTTCCTCAGATTAGCTCCAATCCCGGGTTCAATGTTCTATTCGTAGTAACGGAAAGTTTGAGAAAAGGAAGTTTAGGAGTTTACGGTTACGAAAGGAACACAACTCCTTTCATGTCTAAGTTCGCTCAAACTGCGGACCGCAGCCAGTACTTCTTATTCAAAAGGGCATATTCAAATTCAAGTTCCACTCTCCTTTCTTTTCCTAGTATATTGACTGGAGTTTCTCCTTCTCAACCTGTTCCGATGACTCATACGTATCCGTTATTCTGGGAGTATGGAAAATCTGCAGGACTTTCTACATTCTATATCACTAGCCATAATTTGCAGTGGAATAACTTCGAAGGATTTTTCAAAAACTCAGGGATCGATTTCCTTTGGGATAAAGAAAAAAGCGGTCTAAAAGTATTCAATGATATAGGTATCGATGATAGGGAAACCGTAAAAGAATTCAAAAGGTATCTTACTGGATTTAAGTCCTCCGGCAAAAGATTCGCAGGAGTTTTACACTTCAATACGAATCATTTCCCATACATAGTCCCTGAAGAGTCCAAGTTCTTTGCAGTTGATTCCGTTCCGGACCAATATGATAACTCTGTTCGCCATATGGATTCCCTTTTGGAAGAAGTTTACACTTATCTGAAAAAAGAGGGTTTCTTAGAGAATACCGTAGTGATCTTCACCTCTGATCACGGAGAATCTCTTTTCGAACATGATTACCTGGGACATATAGACAGTAACTATGTGGAAACTGTCGCCATCCCTATGTTGGTATACATTCCGAATTCTCTTAAAGAATCCGTGAACCTGCAAGCACTCAGAAGGAACACTGATAAACCCGTTGCAAATACGGATCTAATTCCTACGTTTATAGATATTTTAAATTTAGAAAACAACCCTTCGATCAAAAAATATTCTACAAATCTGGAAGGTAAATCCTTGCTCAGAGATATTTACGGAGATCGTAGGATCATCATTACTAATAATAATGAGATCTCTTTGTATAAAGTAGGGATCAGTTATATTAAGGGTAATTATCATTATATAATGAATATGAACTCTAATCCTTCCAAAGAACGCCTATTCGATCTTTCTAAAGATCCGAAAGAGTTAAAAGATCTTTGGGCGGAAGCAAGTGAAGAAAATAAGATCCATTTTAGAGAAGTAGTAAAAGATTGCGGGGTTTGTGTGGAATTATTCACATCCCAAGGTTTGCCTTACCAGGTATCTGAAAAAAATCTGGAAACTGCTGAACTAAAAAGAAACTCTATAAAACCGGCAGCATTCTGA
- a CDS encoding ABC transporter permease subunit, with the protein MRNYFLKRILLIVPTILGITFLVFILSHLAPGGPLEREIAKLRGYGNEDGARSSLINNEEIEILKQKLRLDKPLPVAYLYWLWDVASLDLGESRLHSRPVNELIFEKIPVSLTFGLSGFLLSYLICIPLGIRKAIQSGQAFDSGTSIIILIAYSIPVFALSMLLLYLFSSGEVFSVFPLGHEYSDNYDDLDFFEKIIDRAEHMFLPVLCYVSGSFAMLTLLMKNSLLDQISKEYVRTAISKGLSFKDAIYKHAFRNSLIPIATGFGSNLSLVLAGSLIIELVFSIDGIGLLGFQAVTERDTNLMMGLLLIQSFLSLIGNILSDLCYVIIDPRINFEA; encoded by the coding sequence ATGAGAAATTATTTTTTAAAAAGGATCCTTCTGATCGTTCCCACAATCCTCGGAATCACTTTCCTGGTATTTATTTTATCCCACCTGGCTCCAGGCGGGCCCTTGGAAAGAGAGATCGCAAAGTTAAGAGGATATGGCAACGAGGATGGAGCCAGATCTTCTTTGATCAATAACGAAGAGATCGAGATCTTAAAACAAAAACTTCGTTTGGACAAACCTCTTCCGGTCGCTTATCTGTATTGGCTTTGGGATGTGGCAAGTTTGGATCTGGGAGAATCCAGATTACATTCCCGGCCAGTGAACGAACTCATCTTTGAAAAGATTCCGGTCTCTCTCACGTTCGGTCTTTCCGGATTTTTACTTTCTTATTTGATCTGTATTCCATTAGGAATTCGTAAAGCGATCCAAAGCGGACAAGCATTCGATAGTGGAACAAGTATCATCATTCTGATCGCGTATTCAATCCCAGTATTCGCACTTTCTATGCTGCTATTATATTTGTTCTCTTCCGGAGAAGTGTTTTCCGTATTTCCTCTAGGCCACGAATATTCAGATAATTACGATGATCTGGACTTTTTCGAAAAGATCATAGATAGAGCGGAGCATATGTTCTTACCTGTGCTTTGTTATGTTTCCGGATCTTTTGCAATGCTCACTCTTTTAATGAAAAACTCCCTATTAGACCAGATCTCTAAAGAGTATGTGAGGACTGCGATCTCCAAAGGTTTATCTTTTAAGGATGCGATTTACAAACACGCATTTAGGAACAGCCTAATCCCGATCGCTACAGGTTTCGGTTCTAATCTAAGTTTGGTATTAGCTGGTTCTTTGATTATCGAATTAGTATTCAGTATTGATGGGATCGGCCTACTCGGTTTCCAAGCGGTTACCGAAAGAGATACCAATCTGATGATGGGACTACTCTTGATCCAAAGTTTTCTTTCACTGATCGGAAATATTCTTTCGGATCTATGTTATGTTATCATTGACCCTAGGATCAATTTCGAAGCATGA
- the cobA gene encoding uroporphyrinogen-III C-methyltransferase, which produces MNTGIGKVYLVGAGPGNPELMTLKALRILEKAEVILYDALLDSSFLEYFPSSSIVHYVGKRAGQHSATQEEIQELIVRYSLQGKTVVRLKGGDPFVFGRGGEELLTLRKHKIPYEIVPGVSALSAGSSGAGFPLTHRGLSRQVLIMDGHTVLQEDTDWKWFAEFKGTIALFMGTSSIVQISKNLIDNGASPLVPVALVENASLKNQKTTVTSLGRIIEEGLSKQSSGPGIIYIGPVVHLIGENPELDFQGYASQGEEV; this is translated from the coding sequence ATGAATACCGGTATTGGAAAAGTATATTTGGTCGGAGCAGGTCCCGGAAATCCGGAACTAATGACCTTAAAAGCCCTAAGAATATTAGAAAAAGCGGAAGTAATTCTTTACGATGCTTTATTAGATTCTTCCTTTTTGGAATATTTTCCTTCTTCTTCTATCGTTCATTATGTGGGTAAAAGGGCAGGGCAGCATTCAGCAACCCAAGAGGAGATCCAGGAACTGATCGTTCGGTATTCTCTCCAAGGTAAAACGGTTGTACGTTTAAAAGGAGGAGATCCTTTCGTATTCGGCCGCGGCGGAGAAGAATTACTCACATTAAGAAAACATAAAATTCCTTACGAGATCGTTCCGGGTGTAAGCGCATTAAGCGCAGGATCTTCCGGAGCTGGTTTCCCTCTTACACATAGAGGATTGTCCAGACAGGTACTGATCATGGATGGTCATACCGTTTTGCAGGAAGATACCGATTGGAAATGGTTTGCGGAGTTTAAGGGAACGATCGCTCTATTTATGGGAACTTCTTCCATTGTACAGATCTCTAAAAATTTGATCGATAACGGAGCTTCTCCTCTTGTTCCCGTAGCTTTGGTAGAGAACGCGAGTTTAAAAAACCAGAAGACAACCGTCACTAGTTTGGGTAGAATTATAGAAGAAGGTCTATCCAAACAAAGTTCGGGGCCTGGAATTATTTATATAGGGCCTGTTGTACATCTTATCGGAGAAAATCCAGAGCTGGACTTTCAAGGATATGCTTCTCAAGGAGAAGAAGTATGA
- a CDS encoding phosphoadenylyl-sulfate reductase, with the protein MSPSDLEAKLKGLSLEDSLAKISQDFPGQAVFSTSFGLEDQVITHAIYSQNLDIRIFTLDTGRLFTETYELHKRTNGMYGKRIQTFFPDAQAVEDLINEKGPDSFYDSIENRKECCHIRKVVPLNRALEGAKIWITGIRNDQSGSRENLTKVELDTGRDILKFHPILDWSWEKVQQYVQDKNIPYNPLHDKGYPSIGCAPCTRAVMAGEDFRAGRWWWENESTKECGLHWVDGKLVRKKGSEV; encoded by the coding sequence ATGAGTCCATCCGATCTGGAAGCAAAATTAAAAGGCCTGAGCTTAGAAGATTCTTTGGCGAAAATCTCCCAGGATTTTCCGGGACAAGCAGTCTTCTCCACTAGCTTCGGTTTGGAAGATCAGGTAATCACTCACGCAATCTATTCCCAAAATTTGGACATCCGTATCTTTACATTGGATACCGGAAGATTATTCACCGAAACTTACGAACTTCATAAGCGAACGAATGGAATGTATGGTAAACGTATCCAAACATTCTTCCCGGATGCACAAGCTGTAGAAGATCTAATCAATGAGAAGGGACCCGATTCCTTCTACGATTCTATAGAAAATAGAAAAGAATGTTGTCATATTCGCAAAGTTGTCCCTTTGAACAGAGCTTTAGAGGGAGCAAAAATTTGGATCACCGGAATTCGTAACGATCAATCCGGTTCCAGAGAAAATTTAACCAAAGTGGAGTTGGATACAGGAAGGGATATTTTGAAATTCCATCCTATTCTGGATTGGTCTTGGGAGAAGGTGCAACAGTACGTCCAAGACAAAAATATTCCATACAATCCTCTTCATGATAAGGGATATCCCAGTATCGGATGCGCTCCATGTACGAGGGCGGTTATGGCGGGCGAAGATTTTAGGGCCGGCCGTTGGTGGTGGGAGAATGAATCCACGAAAGAATGCGGACTGCATTGGGTGGACGGAAAACTGGTAAGAAAAAAAGGATCAGAAGTATGA
- a CDS encoding ABC transporter permease subunit, translating to MNSLAKRRFEKFRSNTKAWISLWILGTSYIISLFAPILANNQPWIVSYDDSWKFPIFFRYTDKDFGGSEYSPINYKKLKLREDFEEDDDNWILFPPVPYGYNEDNLETIDDDENPPSSPSLKHWLGTDDRGRDVFTRIFYAYRNSMSFGLILVIIEFIFGTIVGGIQGYYGKRTDIILQRIIEILSAIPFLYLILIMGSFFGRGFIVLGITYSALSWIGISMYMRGEFYRSKALTYVDAAKALGASSWSIMKNHILPNAITPLVTFLPFALISSISILSALDFLGYGIPAPNPSWGEMISQGRDNLRAWWLIAFPSLSLAATILLSSFIGEGIRDSFDSKEKVTYE from the coding sequence ATGAACTCTTTAGCCAAAAGAAGATTCGAAAAATTCAGATCCAATACAAAAGCTTGGATCTCTCTTTGGATTTTAGGGACTTCTTATATTATTTCTTTATTTGCACCTATACTTGCGAATAACCAGCCTTGGATCGTTTCTTACGACGACTCTTGGAAGTTCCCTATCTTCTTCCGTTATACGGACAAAGATTTCGGTGGATCCGAATATTCCCCCATAAATTATAAAAAACTAAAATTAAGGGAAGATTTCGAAGAAGACGATGATAACTGGATCTTATTTCCTCCGGTTCCGTACGGATACAATGAGGACAATTTAGAAACGATCGATGATGACGAAAATCCTCCTTCTTCTCCCAGCCTAAAACATTGGTTAGGAACGGATGATAGAGGGAGAGATGTATTCACTCGTATCTTCTATGCATATAGGAACTCGATGAGTTTCGGGCTCATCTTAGTAATTATAGAATTTATCTTTGGAACGATCGTAGGCGGTATCCAAGGATATTACGGAAAAAGAACGGATATAATCCTGCAAAGGATCATAGAAATTTTATCCGCTATTCCTTTCTTATACTTAATTCTCATCATGGGTTCTTTTTTCGGAAGAGGATTTATAGTTTTAGGGATCACTTACTCCGCATTGAGCTGGATAGGGATCAGCATGTATATGAGGGGAGAATTTTATAGATCCAAGGCACTCACTTATGTGGATGCGGCAAAAGCGTTAGGCGCCAGCTCTTGGAGCATTATGAAAAATCATATTCTACCGAATGCGATCACACCTCTTGTGACCTTCTTACCTTTTGCACTTATTAGTTCTATTTCCATATTAAGCGCTCTGGACTTTTTAGGTTACGGAATTCCTGCACCAAATCCTTCTTGGGGAGAAATGATCAGCCAAGGAAGAGATAATCTTAGAGCTTGGTGGTTGATCGCATTTCCTTCTTTGTCTTTAGCGGCGACCATTCTTCTTTCTTCTTTTATAGGAGAAGGGATACGTGATTCTTTTGATTCTAAGGAGAAGGTAACGTACGAATGA
- a CDS encoding precorrin-2 dehydrogenase/sirohydrochlorin ferrochelatase family protein codes for MNQLLPVFIKLENKKVLVVGGGNVALEKLQHLKDTGCALTVISKEFKSETVRMLSSVKDAKIETREVRISDLDGFDLVYSATNDRQTNRDLVEYAKLKKIWINCADDPSLCDFYSSAYFDRGPIRVAVSTQGGFAGLAGTIRTILEEILPEDHDPELENLLEIRNLSKSKLGDPEKRKAALKFLLGEFKEKYLSADKKS; via the coding sequence ATGAACCAACTTCTTCCTGTTTTTATAAAATTAGAAAATAAAAAGGTGTTAGTAGTAGGAGGGGGAAATGTCGCCCTCGAAAAATTACAACATCTGAAAGATACAGGCTGTGCTCTAACGGTTATCTCTAAAGAATTCAAATCGGAAACCGTTCGTATGCTTTCTTCCGTGAAAGATGCAAAGATAGAAACAAGAGAAGTCCGGATTTCCGATCTGGACGGTTTCGATCTGGTATATTCCGCTACGAACGATAGACAGACCAATCGTGACTTGGTTGAATACGCCAAACTAAAAAAGATCTGGATCAATTGTGCGGACGATCCTTCACTTTGTGATTTTTATTCTTCCGCATATTTTGACAGGGGGCCGATCCGTGTAGCGGTTTCCACTCAAGGAGGGTTCGCTGGACTTGCAGGGACCATCCGCACCATTCTAGAGGAGATCCTGCCCGAGGATCATGACCCGGAATTGGAAAATTTATTAGAAATCCGTAATTTAAGTAAGAGTAAACTGGGAGATCCCGAAAAAAGAAAAGCGGCTCTCAAATTCCTGCTTGGAGAGTTCAAAGAGAAATATCTCTCCGCGGATAAGAAATCATAG
- a CDS encoding lysophospholipid acyltransferase family protein — MANPKPRSERQKVKKFLQYVFARMLVGTLSIFPYVLRGKILFYIIRFLAKTTGATKKRIERHIRTAFPQISESKIQEYIFHNLRNLSHMANEFCEEPRMDQKFIDKWVTFLPDKETHTRLFEKGGILVLGHLGNWETMGVSICYTAPKNDLYVFAKRQSNPWSNAWIEKNRASQRIKLVYTDESPRKALTLLKQGKLVAFISDQDAGKTGSFFPFLGNMASTFLGPATFSRMTDVPILFCSSWYDKTGKLYFHVEEFEKPDLDPRKDPELWEREFTYKWVKRLEEEVYKHPGDYFWLHRRWHTKPENKEELDKFWKEFKSSSEKSNV; from the coding sequence ATGGCGAATCCTAAACCCAGAAGCGAAAGACAAAAAGTCAAAAAATTCCTACAATATGTATTCGCAAGAATGTTGGTAGGCACACTTTCTATTTTCCCTTATGTTCTAAGGGGAAAGATCCTATTTTATATTATTCGATTCCTGGCCAAAACGACAGGTGCCACTAAAAAAAGGATCGAAAGACATATACGAACTGCATTCCCTCAAATATCTGAATCTAAGATACAAGAGTACATTTTTCATAACCTCAGAAATCTTTCTCATATGGCTAATGAGTTCTGCGAAGAGCCTAGGATGGACCAAAAGTTCATAGATAAATGGGTGACCTTCTTACCGGATAAAGAAACTCATACTCGTTTATTTGAGAAGGGTGGGATCTTGGTTTTAGGCCATTTGGGAAACTGGGAAACTATGGGAGTTTCTATCTGTTATACCGCTCCTAAAAATGATCTATACGTATTCGCAAAAAGACAATCCAATCCTTGGTCCAATGCCTGGATCGAAAAGAACAGAGCCTCTCAAAGAATTAAATTAGTTTACACTGATGAAAGTCCTAGAAAGGCGCTGACCTTATTGAAACAAGGAAAGTTAGTCGCATTTATATCCGACCAGGACGCAGGCAAGACCGGGTCCTTCTTCCCTTTTTTAGGAAATATGGCTTCTACATTCTTAGGGCCCGCAACATTCTCCAGAATGACAGACGTTCCTATCTTGTTCTGCAGCAGTTGGTACGATAAAACCGGAAAATTATATTTTCATGTAGAAGAATTCGAAAAACCGGATCTGGATCCTAGAAAGGACCCGGAACTATGGGAGAGAGAATTCACTTACAAATGGGTAAAACGTTTAGAAGAAGAAGTCTATAAACATCCAGGCGATTATTTCTGGCTGCATAGACGCTGGCATACTAAACCTGAAAACAAAGAAGAGCTAGATAAATTCTGGAAAGAATTTAAATCTTCTTCCGAGAAATCTAATGTTTGA
- a CDS encoding sulfate adenylyltransferase subunit 1 has translation MDLLRFITAGSVDDGKSTLIGRLLYDSKSVFQDQLEAIEKTGQVNGQINLALLTDGLKAEREQGITIDVAYKYFSTPKRKFIIADAPGHIQYTRNMVTGASNSELAIILIDSRKGVIEQTYRHSYIASLLKIPHVVICVNKMDLVDFSKERFEEIVEDYKNFASDLDFKGLEFIPISALNGDNVVDTSPNMTWWKGKTLLGYLEDLEIEVDETKHEPRFPVQYVIRPQTEEHHDYRGYAGQVRSGVFKKGDDIAVLPSGLRSKIKSINTYESEVEEAFAPMSVTILLEDEIDISRGDMLVVDKHQPTVSQDLEAEVCWMDAKSLVPGNKYLLRQTTGSVKSAVKEISFRIDIQTHEKLESSQLALNEIGRIKIRTAKPIAFDSYSENRGTGSFVLVDEGTNNTVGAGMIVGAY, from the coding sequence ATGGACTTATTACGTTTTATTACTGCAGGAAGTGTAGACGACGGAAAATCCACTTTGATCGGTCGTCTTTTGTACGATAGCAAATCGGTATTCCAAGACCAATTAGAAGCGATCGAAAAAACGGGTCAAGTGAATGGTCAGATCAATTTAGCTCTTCTAACGGATGGATTAAAAGCGGAGAGAGAGCAAGGGATCACAATTGATGTGGCTTATAAATACTTCTCTACTCCTAAAAGAAAATTCATCATCGCGGATGCTCCTGGGCATATACAGTACACTCGAAACATGGTGACCGGTGCTTCTAACTCCGAATTAGCGATCATTCTGATCGATTCTCGTAAGGGAGTGATCGAACAGACTTATAGACATTCTTATATAGCTTCTTTATTAAAAATCCCTCATGTAGTTATTTGCGTGAATAAGATGGACTTAGTGGATTTTTCCAAAGAACGTTTCGAAGAGATCGTGGAAGATTATAAAAACTTCGCCTCCGATCTGGATTTTAAAGGTTTGGAGTTCATACCGATTTCCGCCCTGAATGGGGATAATGTTGTGGATACTTCTCCGAACATGACATGGTGGAAAGGTAAAACTCTTCTGGGTTATTTGGAAGATCTAGAGATCGAAGTGGATGAAACAAAACACGAGCCTAGATTCCCGGTTCAATATGTGATCCGTCCTCAGACGGAAGAGCACCATGATTACAGGGGATATGCCGGTCAGGTCAGAAGCGGCGTTTTCAAAAAGGGAGACGATATTGCAGTTCTTCCCAGCGGATTACGCTCTAAGATCAAATCGATCAATACTTATGAAAGCGAAGTAGAAGAAGCTTTCGCTCCAATGTCTGTTACTATTCTTCTGGAAGACGAAATTGATATTAGCCGCGGTGACATGCTCGTGGTAGACAAACACCAGCCTACCGTCTCTCAGGATCTGGAAGCTGAGGTTTGTTGGATGGATGCCAAGTCTTTGGTCCCGGGAAATAAATATCTTTTAAGACAAACCACTGGTTCCGTAAAATCCGCAGTTAAGGAAATTTCCTTTAGGATAGATATCCAAACCCACGAAAAATTAGAATCTTCCCAGCTTGCTTTGAATGAGATCGGAAGGATCAAGATCAGAACTGCGAAACCTATTGCGTTCGATAGTTATTCCGAAAATCGCGGAACAGGAAGTTTCGTTTTGGTGGACGAGGGTACCAATAATACTGTGGGCGCCGGAATGATCGTAGGAGCCTACTGA
- the cysD gene encoding sulfate adenylyltransferase subunit CysD, with translation MTTRTRLSHLQQLEAESIYILREVAAQFERPALLFSGGKDSITLVHLALKAFRPGKFPFPLVHIDTGHNFPEALQFRDDLANRIGEKLIVRYVQDSIDQGKAVEEKGKFPSRNAIQTVTLLDTIEEFKFDACIGGARRDEEKARAKERVFSVRDEFGSWDPKLQRPELWNIYNGKIHVGENVRVFPISNWTELDVWEYIKSENIPLPSLYFSHRRQIVWRENVVFPVSEFVTLDSSDKVEEKTVRFRTVGDMTCTAAVESEANSLDDIIREIQTSRTTERGSRLDDKRSEAAMEERKRGGYF, from the coding sequence ATGACGACTAGAACTCGATTGTCGCATCTCCAACAACTAGAGGCGGAATCCATTTATATACTTAGGGAAGTTGCCGCCCAATTTGAAAGGCCTGCGCTTTTATTTTCAGGGGGGAAGGACTCGATCACTTTGGTCCATCTTGCACTGAAAGCATTCCGTCCGGGAAAGTTCCCGTTTCCTTTGGTACATATCGATACAGGTCATAACTTTCCGGAAGCATTACAATTTCGTGATGATCTTGCGAATCGTATCGGAGAAAAACTGATCGTTAGATACGTTCAGGATTCCATAGACCAAGGAAAAGCTGTGGAAGAAAAAGGAAAATTCCCAAGCAGGAACGCAATCCAAACGGTTACGTTATTAGATACTATCGAAGAATTCAAATTTGATGCTTGTATCGGCGGAGCCAGAAGGGACGAAGAAAAAGCCCGCGCTAAAGAAAGAGTATTCTCGGTGCGCGACGAGTTTGGAAGCTGGGACCCTAAATTGCAAAGACCGGAACTTTGGAATATTTATAACGGAAAGATCCATGTGGGAGAGAACGTAAGAGTTTTCCCGATCAGTAACTGGACCGAGCTGGATGTTTGGGAATATATCAAGTCCGAGAATATCCCGCTTCCTTCATTATATTTTTCTCATAGAAGGCAGATTGTCTGGAGAGAGAATGTAGTATTCCCCGTTTCCGAATTTGTGACCTTGGATTCTTCCGATAAGGTAGAAGAAAAAACGGTCCGCTTTAGAACAGTGGGGGACATGACTTGCACTGCGGCAGTGGAATCCGAAGCAAATTCCTTAGATGATATTATTCGTGAGATCCAAACTTCCAGAACTACTGAAAGAGGATCCAGATTGGACGATAAACGTTCCGAAGCTGCGATGGAAGAACGTAAAAGAGGCGGTTACTTCTGA
- a CDS encoding lipocalin-like domain-containing protein, which produces MPFQFLKNRVVRPNRTPGILVLVLFSSMFLISSGNGFAAPKTDLKETQGKSFKFPQDHFFHKGYRVEWCYFIGILDTEEGKELGYELSFFRAYLGPKVALYPVHFAISDLEEEKHKISQTIERELGGVAGQDKSNLWSGDYRMEVTGPADFRISAFPRTDSGFGLELELSTKPKNILTHGKNGKSFKSRKNPKFFSYYYSIPRLETKGSLYLEGKEYHVKSGTSWMDHEWSSPEGTEATFDLSSKDISWDWICIQMEDGSDIMAFNFKNRSGDVETFGTYRSPDGKVISLENENDLKFVPEDKTWKSDQTGNSYKLRWKLISERFNLNISPKFEEQEFDARSSTGLIYWEGAIKVGGDIEGKSVKGKGYLELKPFR; this is translated from the coding sequence ATGCCCTTCCAATTTTTAAAAAATAGAGTCGTAAGACCAAATAGAACTCCCGGGATCCTAGTTTTAGTTCTGTTCTCATCTATGTTCTTAATTTCGAGCGGAAACGGATTCGCTGCTCCTAAAACCGATCTAAAAGAAACCCAAGGCAAAAGTTTTAAATTTCCCCAGGACCATTTTTTCCATAAAGGATATAGAGTAGAATGGTGTTATTTCATCGGTATCTTGGATACGGAAGAAGGTAAAGAATTAGGATATGAATTAAGCTTCTTCCGAGCTTATCTCGGACCGAAAGTGGCATTGTATCCTGTTCACTTTGCGATCTCCGATCTGGAAGAGGAAAAGCATAAGATCTCTCAAACCATCGAAAGAGAATTAGGCGGAGTCGCCGGCCAAGACAAGAGCAACCTATGGAGTGGGGACTATCGTATGGAAGTTACCGGCCCCGCAGACTTTAGGATCTCCGCTTTTCCAAGAACGGACTCAGGATTCGGTTTAGAATTGGAATTAAGTACCAAACCGAAAAATATTCTTACTCACGGTAAAAACGGAAAATCATTCAAGAGCAGAAAGAATCCTAAATTTTTCTCCTATTATTATAGTATTCCTCGTTTGGAAACTAAAGGCTCTCTTTATCTAGAAGGGAAAGAATATCATGTCAAATCCGGCACAAGTTGGATGGACCATGAATGGAGCAGTCCGGAAGGAACCGAGGCTACATTCGATCTTTCCTCCAAGGATATTTCCTGGGACTGGATCTGTATCCAAATGGAAGACGGTTCCGATATCATGGCATTCAATTTTAAGAACAGATCTGGAGATGTGGAAACTTTCGGGACGTATCGTTCTCCTGATGGAAAAGTAATCTCTTTAGAGAACGAGAATGATCTGAAATTTGTTCCGGAAGATAAGACCTGGAAAAGCGACCAAACAGGAAATTCCTATAAATTACGATGGAAATTAATTTCCGAACGATTTAATTTGAATATCTCGCCCAAATTCGAGGAGCAGGAGTTCGACGCGAGATCCAGCACCGGACTAATTTATTGGGAAGGTGCAATTAAAGTCGGCGGAGATATCGAAGGAAAATCCGTAAAAGGAAAAGGTTACCTGGAACTAAAACCTTTCCGTTAA